The following is a genomic window from Shewanella avicenniae.
CCGCTTAATACGTCCCGATCATTAAAACTTAAAAACTGGTCAAGCTTATCGGCCCAGTCCTTTAGGAATACCTGCTTGCGACGCAGCGCTTGGTCTTCGGCAAAGTCGAGCCACATATTAACGATTCGATTAAGCTCTTTGATTTCGTCTTCACGCAGATAGTTTTTGGCGATGGTGACATCGGTCTTACGCACTTCATCGCCTTTATAGCTGGTTAGCCCCATATCTGGCTTACTGGCATCCACACGGCTAGCAATCAGCTCAGCGGCCGTCATATGTGTACAGGCATAATGCAGTTTATTCTGAATGGTTTGGAAGAAGAGAGTGGTCTCTTTATTGGAAGGCTCGTAGTCTGCCGCCATGGTAAAGATGTCTTTGACTCGCAGATAAACACGACGCTCACTGGCTCGGATATCGCGAATGCGTTCCAGCATCTCGTCAAAGTAGTCAGGCACCGCAGAGTGACCAACGGGCGGATTTTTGAGGCGCTCGTCATCCATCACGAAGCCTTTGAGCAAATACTCTTGTAACAATCGCGTGGCCCATTGGCGAAACTGTGTACCACGCGTCGAGCGAACTCTGTACCCTACCGCAAGAATCACCGGGAGACTGTAGTGTCGAATGTTACGTTTTACTTCTCGACCACCCTCTAATTGAACTTGTAAGTAATCCTTACAAGTTGAATTTTGCTCAAGCTCCCCTTCAGAATAGACAGCCTTAATATGCTGAGTGATGGCCTGTGAGCTCACTTGGTAAAGCTCTGCCATTGCTGCTTGTGAAAGCCACAAGGTATCTGACTCAAAGCGGCACTCTACGCGAGTTTTGCCATCTCCACTGGTAAACAGGACAAATTCACCATGCGGAGCTTGGGGGATGTTATCTGTCATTCAATTAACCTTATTGCGTTATTGATGAGTTTTGTCATCTTTAAACCATGATGATTACAGAGCCGATCATGGTGTATTGCTGCTCACTATCCTGTTGGATCGCCGACATCAAACGCTGATTATGGTGCCGTCATTAATGTCGGCATCATGATGTAATACTATGAATTATATCCACTTTTAATTCATTACATGGCTGGACAAATAGCGCTCAATTGTACGTTCACTGATTTCAAACAATTCCATGATTTATTGCTTAGTGAACACCGCCTCACCATTAAACTGAACACCACCTAATGCCAGGTGTTGCTCTGCTTTTTGCAGAGCGTAACGGTTATTAAGGATGTTTTGTCTGTCATGCAAAGACTCAGTGAGATCTTTAGCCATGCTGAGCCTCCTGTGGTTCAGTGCTTGGTTTTACCGTTACTTGGCCGTTCATTAGCATGGGAAGAAGCCAGTCTCGAAGATTTACAAGTTCACGATTTTCTAGGCTTCGTTCAAATATCATTTTGTTGTAATTTGTGACAACTTCATCATACTTTTCAAGCAAATCCGCTGTTGGATAAGCTAATGTAAGTGAATGTAAATCGTTTTTTGTAATTGAACCGAATGTTGTGCCTTCTGAATTTCGGCGATCAAAAATCTGTTTGAAATACTTCATCACATAAAATAGGAAGCCGTCAGATCCAGTTTTACTGTTTAATGCGGCTAAGCCTCGACCAATACAACAATCGGTGTTGGCAATATTCATATCGCCAACAGGTGCACGAACGCTTAACAAAATGTCACCTTTCTTTGCCATGCGGCTAGGAGCAGTAGTGTATTGTCGGGTACTAGGAAATAACCAGCCAAAGTCTGTGGAACCTTGATAAAAAATGGTTCCAGTGCCTTCTTCGTTATAGGAACTTCCCGCTGGCGATTGCCCCATCGTAATGTTAGCTATCTGAGAGAGTGTCTTATCGCTCCACCCCTCCGGTATTTCACGCTTCAAGGCATCGTTGTAAACCATCTTACCGCCAGAAGCTTTATAGGGTTTTCCATTCACATCTGGGAAATCAAACTGCACGAACCAGTAGTCATAAAGCGTTTTCGCCATCGCTTCTAGTTCAGTATTGATGCGGTTGTTGAGTTCGATTTTTTGGTCTATAGCTCTGAGCACTGCCGAGATTTTGGTTTGTTCATTTGGTTTAGGTACTCTAACTTTAACCGGATAAATAAAATTCCGGTTAAGTGATGGCTGAGCACTTCCTGAGTTGAGTCTGTCAAAATCAAGGTTTTTTAATAAGTAGTAAGTAAAATACTCATCGTTACCTTTGAAGTCAGTGACAAACATAGATGTATTGTGGGGCCAAAAATCACCCTCAGATAAGTAAACTTGGCCATATGAACTACCACTTCGCCCAACTATAACTCCCGGTCCACTAGCCTTTGAAACGCCGTGAGTACCATTCTGGCCACCTGCTCCCATCACAGGAATATTGCCTTTGGTTCTTTGTTCTGCTGTTAAGTCATATCCTCTCTGAAGTGAAAGGTACTCTCCTAAAGTTTTAACTTGCCAGTTATTCATATTTCAAGCCCGTCAACTGCTTTTTAATCTCTACTTCTAGCTCACGAGACTGATTAAACAAACTGTCCAAATTGCTGGTAAAGCCCTGCATTTTTTCCGCAAACCGCTCTGCGGTAATATCTACATAGTCGATCTTGACTTCGAAATACTGCCCAGCACTAAGGCTGTAATTTTTCGCAGTGATCTCGTCATAGCTGACTGCAACGGAGAAGTCTTCTTCCGTCCACTTATTGTTGAACACATCAATGATTTGCTGCTCTTCTTCTGGTGTTAGAACCGTTTTCTGATTCTTACCTTCTTTGACCTTTTGCCCCAGGCTTGATGCATCAACCAGTACCACTTTGTCTTTGTTACTGTTATCAATAAACAGAATAGAGACGTTGGTTCCTGTGGTCGCGAAGATATTGGATGGCATGGAGACCACACCCGCCAGCATCTTGTTATCAACTAAGTACTGACGGATCATTTTATCAATGCCAGATTGAGCGGTAATAAACCCTGTTGGTAGCACAACCGCTGCTTTACTACCTGGTTTTAATGAGTAAATAATGTGCTGCAAGAACAATTGGTAGATTTCCATTTTGTCCTTGGCCTTAGCTTTGATTTTGGGAATGCCAGCAAAAAAGCGATCTTTGTTTTCTTTGCTATCCAACTCATCACGAAAATCACTGAAATCCAGCTTAAATGGTGGGTTAGAGACAATGTAATCAAATTTGCGTAGGTCACCATTTTCCTTGTGGTGTGGATGCAGCAAGGTGTTACCTTCAATCACGTTAGGGATTGAATGCACTAAGTTGTTCAAAATCAGGTTCAAACGCAGTAGGTTTGATGATTTTTTCGAAATGTCCTGCGTGTAGATGCTACAACGCGTTTCACCGATTGCATGAGCGACATTCATAAGCAGGGTGCCAGAGCCCGCTGATGGGTCATAACAGCTCACATTGCGCACGGTGCCTTGCTGGTCTTCAGGCACTAATATTGCGGCCATAATGCGTGCTACCGCATGAGGGGTGTAGTACTCGGCGTATTTACCGCCAGAGTTGCTATTGTAGTCTTTGATCAGGTATTCAAAGATGGTGGCGTAGAAATCAAACTTCTGGTTGAAGATACGCTCAAAGCTGAACTCAATCAGTTTGTTGATGATCGCTTTACAAAAAGCGTCACGCTTGGAAACGGTCACGTTTTCACTGATGCGGGTAAACAGTTGTACTTTCTCGCCTGTGTCCGTCATTACCGCAAACACATCGTTATTGGTGATGGCGATGTCCATCAAGGTATCGTCAAACAGCTGAGCAAACCCGGGCTTGTCTTGCTGGTTGAACAAGTGACTGATGAAATGATGTGGTTTGAGACGAGCAGTATCACCGCCCATCTGGATCTGGAGCATCTCTAGATCTTCTTCACTCATTTCAATCAGCGCTTCTTCCCATTTCGCCGCGCTGGCGATTTTGTCGTCTATTTTCTTTGCTTCATAGGCGAACTTATCGTTCAGGAATTTGTACAAAAAGACCTGAGTGATGATCTCAAATTCCCCGGTACTGTTGCCTAAGCCATTGGTTGCACAGATGCTTTTCAGGCTATCGATAAGGGCTTTTGTTTTTTCTCTAAATTCGAGTTCGACCATGGTTTGTGTACTGCCTTAGTTGGTGTTCTTACCAGGATTGGCTACCTGTATTAAATTCTTTTAAATATTCTGCTACGACAAGGTGGTTTACATAACGAACTGCTTCCGCATTCAAGGGAATGCTCTGCTGTTTGATAAAGCGGTTATGAACCTTTGGTAGCAAATGCCGCTCAAAATAGCTTTCGTTATCGAGAACGGATGTGTTGTCGAGTACCTGGCTATCGGCGTCTTCTTTGACTCCGAGCAGGGCCTCAAAAATCTTTCTTTCAGAATCTGTAATGTCACGTCGCTCTTGTTGGCGTTCGTATAAACGCTTGTGTAAACGCGCATACTTGGTGTCACCTAGGTACTTCTGACGCAATTGGTTGTTCTGTCGGTTCAACTCTTTCACTCGTTGGTGAATTTTGTTGAGCGCATCGATGTTGGCGACCATTTCATCTTGCGTCACTTCACTGAGGTTCTTTTTCTTAAACAATCGCTCTAGTTCATCTTTCAGATTGATGAATTTCGGGTCTTGTTGGTCAAAGTTACTTGCCAGTGCTTCGCGTGTTTGACGAAGGGTATTTTTCAGTTTGTCAGCTAGTACAAGTTCTTCTTCGCCAATTTTTGTGAATGTAAAAATCACATCTTCTAAAGCTCTATTGAGCAGATTGCCAATGTCCACGCCATCTTGTATTGAAATCGCAAGATTAAGCATGTCTAGTCTATCGCTGGCAACACGAAATAACACATTGAGCTTGGTGAAATCCAGTTCATCAAGGAAGTCGTACTCACCTTGCAGGCGAATAAGGTTATACAGGCTTCGTGCATCAGCTAGGGCATTTTTCAGTGCTAATACAGTTTCTC
Proteins encoded in this region:
- a CDS encoding restriction endonuclease subunit S; translated protein: MNNWQVKTLGEYLSLQRGYDLTAEQRTKGNIPVMGAGGQNGTHGVSKASGPGVIVGRSGSSYGQVYLSEGDFWPHNTSMFVTDFKGNDEYFTYYLLKNLDFDRLNSGSAQPSLNRNFIYPVKVRVPKPNEQTKISAVLRAIDQKIELNNRINTELEAMAKTLYDYWFVQFDFPDVNGKPYKASGGKMVYNDALKREIPEGWSDKTLSQIANITMGQSPAGSSYNEEGTGTIFYQGSTDFGWLFPSTRQYTTAPSRMAKKGDILLSVRAPVGDMNIANTDCCIGRGLAALNSKTGSDGFLFYVMKYFKQIFDRRNSEGTTFGSITKNDLHSLTLAYPTADLLEKYDEVVTNYNKMIFERSLENRELVNLRDWLLPMLMNGQVTVKPSTEPQEAQHG
- a CDS encoding HsdM family class I SAM-dependent methyltransferase; the encoded protein is MVELEFREKTKALIDSLKSICATNGLGNSTGEFEIITQVFLYKFLNDKFAYEAKKIDDKIASAAKWEEALIEMSEEDLEMLQIQMGGDTARLKPHHFISHLFNQQDKPGFAQLFDDTLMDIAITNNDVFAVMTDTGEKVQLFTRISENVTVSKRDAFCKAIINKLIEFSFERIFNQKFDFYATIFEYLIKDYNSNSGGKYAEYYTPHAVARIMAAILVPEDQQGTVRNVSCYDPSAGSGTLLMNVAHAIGETRCSIYTQDISKKSSNLLRLNLILNNLVHSIPNVIEGNTLLHPHHKENGDLRKFDYIVSNPPFKLDFSDFRDELDSKENKDRFFAGIPKIKAKAKDKMEIYQLFLQHIIYSLKPGSKAAVVLPTGFITAQSGIDKMIRQYLVDNKMLAGVVSMPSNIFATTGTNVSILFIDNSNKDKVVLVDASSLGQKVKEGKNQKTVLTPEEEQQIIDVFNNKWTEEDFSVAVSYDEITAKNYSLSAGQYFEVKIDYVDITAERFAEKMQGFTSNLDSLFNQSRELEVEIKKQLTGLKYE
- a CDS encoding virulence RhuM family protein: MTDNIPQAPHGEFVLFTSGDGKTRVECRFESDTLWLSQAAMAELYQVSSQAITQHIKAVYSEGELEQNSTCKDYLQVQLEGGREVKRNIRHYSLPVILAVGYRVRSTRGTQFRQWATRLLQEYLLKGFVMDDERLKNPPVGHSAVPDYFDEMLERIRDIRASERRVYLRVKDIFTMAADYEPSNKETTLFFQTIQNKLHYACTHMTAAELIASRVDASKPDMGLTSYKGDEVRKTDVTIAKNYLREDEIKELNRIVNMWLDFAEDQALRRKQVFLKDWADKLDQFLSFNDRDVLSGAGKITKKDADDKAKLEFDRFAQQRRRLKEAEGALANISALKAILKKDK